The Solanum pennellii chromosome 11, SPENNV200 genome contains a region encoding:
- the LOC107003157 gene encoding uncharacterized protein LOC107003157 — MLIRRIVLTKSLHHFRFLSNSATASASAVVPDVDDDFPKPNPKYAETIHAVVRVTSGKNIAAKERKAGRVPSIVFEQEDGQHGGNKRLISVQANQIRKLVNHLGRSHFLSRLFDLEVHPDLESQEVVEKVRVLPRKVHLEAGSDAPLNVTFIRAPSSALLKVEVPLVFRGEDVSPGLKKGSYLNIIKRTVKFLCPADLIPPYIDVDLSELDVNQKLLMGDLRVHPALKLIQPKDHPVVKIAGARVSDQKKSK, encoded by the exons ATGTTGATCCGACGCATTGTGCTGACCAAATCTCTCCACCATTTCCGTTTCTTGAGCAACTCTGCCACCGCCTCCGCCTCCGCCGTTGTTCCAGATGTAGATGATGATTTCCCAAAGCCCAACCCCAAATACGCAGAAACTATTCATGCCGTTGTTCGTGTCACTTCCGGCAAGAACATCGCCGCCAAAGAGAGGAAAGCTGGGAGGGTACCTAGTATAGTGTTTGAACAAGAGGATGGTCAACATGGTGGTAACAAAAGACTCATATCTGTTCAGGCTAATCAGATAAGGAAGCTTGTTAACCATCTTGGTCGGTCTCATTTCTTGTCCAGATTGTTTGATCTTGAGGTTCATCCTGACTTGGAATCTCAAGAAGTTGTTGAGAAGGTTCGGGTTCTGCCGAGAAAG GTTCATCTTGAAGCTGGTTCAGATGCGCCTCTTAATGTTACCTTTATAAGAGCCCCATCAAGTGCTTTATTAAAGGTTGAGGTTCCTCTTGTATTTAGAGGAGAGGATGTGTCCCCCGGTTTGAAGAAAG GGTCATATTTGAATATCATCAAGAGAACGGTAAAGTTCCTATGCCCAGCGGATCTCATCCCTCCCTACATTGACGTTGACCTAAGTGAGTTGGATGTCAACCAAAAGTTGCTAATGGGCGACCTGAGGGTTCATCCAGCTTTAAAGCTTATCCAACCAAAGGATCATCCTGTTGTCAAGATTGCGGGAGCAAGAGTTTCTGATCAAAAGAAATCGAAATAA
- the LOC114074879 gene encoding subtilisin-like protease SBT3.12 has product MAQGKYLSSTTLIFLFLISHNILFIIAEVVQPIVYSPKDKKTYIVYTNSSDYVKILASVLGSEEAAKQAILYTYHHVIRGFSASLTLAQAARLSDHEDVLSVKESATYYLHDGSEGPTSN; this is encoded by the exons ATGGCTCAAGGCAAATACTTGTCATCAACAACActcatatttctatttttaatttctcataatattttgtttattatagcAGAAGTTGTACAACCAATAGTTTATTCTCCAAAGGATAAAAAAACTTATATTGTTTATACTAATAGTTCTGATTATGTCAAAATCTTAGCCTCAGTATTGGGAAg tGAGGAGGCAGCAAAGCAAGCAATATTGTATACTTATCATCATGTAATAAGAGGATTTTCAGCTTCATTGACTCTTGCACAAGCTGCTCGTTTATCAG ATCATGAAGATGTATTAAGTGTCAAAGAAAGTGCAACATATTACTTGCATGATGGATCTGAAGGTCCAACCAGCAATTAG
- the LOC107004729 gene encoding long chain acyl-CoA synthetase 9, chloroplastic: MGPYVAGVLVPLVVTILLQNRRSRKKRGLPADVGGEPGYAIRNRRFNAPVETAWDGITTLAELFEYSCKKYHHKKLLGTRKLLSREMEVSADGRSFEKLHLGDYEWLSYGQAFEIVCNFSSGLALLGHQRDERVAIFADTCEEWLMALQSCFRRNVTVVTIYASLGEEALCYSLNQTEVTTVICGQKELKKLADISGQLDTVKRVICIENEIPSSAIVAAGSNWVLKTFSEVETLGRGNPVDPDLPLAADTAVIMYTSGSTGLPKGVMMTHRNVLATASAVLTIVPGLGSKDVYLAYLPLAHILELAAETIVPGIGGSIGYGSPLTLTDTSNKIKKGTKGDASALSPTVMAAVPAILDRVRDGVRKKVDAAGGLSKKLFDLAYSRRLSAINGNWFGAWGLERHFWNLLVFKKVQAILGGRIRFILSGGAPLSGDTQRFINICLGAPIGQGYGLTETCAGGTFSDYDDTSVGRVGPPLPCSYIKLIDWAEGGYQTSDSPMPRGEIIIGGPNVTLGYFKNEEKTKEVYKVDERGMSWFYTGDIGQFHADGCLEIIDRKKDIVKLQHGEYVSLGKVEAALIVSSYVDNIMLHADPFHSYCVAIVVAAQAAVEDWARKHGINFGDFHELCQKEETIKEVYASLVKAAKAARLEKFEIPAKIKLLSEAWTPESGLVTAALKLKRDVIKKAFSQELAQLYSS; the protein is encoded by the exons ATGGGGCCTTATGTTGCTGGTGTTCTTGTTCCTCTGGTAGTAACTATTCTCCTTCAGAATAGAAGAAGTCGAAAAAAGCGAGGCTTGCCTGCTGATGTTGGTGGTGAACCTGGCTATGCTATCAGAAACCGTCGGTTCAATGCACCGGTAGAAACAGCATGGGATGGAATCACAACCTTGGCAGAGCTTTTTGAGTATTCATGCAAAAAGTATCATCACAAGAAGTTACTAGGAACTCGGAAACTGCTTTCCAGAGAGATGGAAGTATCTGCAGATGGAAGGTCATTCGAGAAACTACACTTGGGTGACTATGAGTGGTTGAGTTATGGTCAGGCATTTGAGATTGTGTGCAATTTTTCCTCTGGTTTGGCACTACTTGGGCACCAAAGAGATGAACGTGTGGCCATTTTTGCTGATACATGTGAAGAATGGTTAATGGCATTACAG AGTTGCTTCAGACGCAATGTGACAGTGGTTACTATTTATGCATCACTTGGTGAAGAGGCCTTGTGTTACTCACTTAATCAG ACAGAGGTTACTACTGTCATTTGTGGGCAAAAGGAACTAAAGAAACTTGCAGACATTAGTGGACAACTTGATACCGTCAAACGTGTGATATGCATAGAGAATGAGATTCCATCAAGTGCCATCGTTGCTGCAGGGAGCAACTGGGTATTGAAGACCTTTTCCGAGGTGGAAACTCTTGGCCGAGGAAACCCTGTTGACCCAGATTTACCTCTTGCAGCCGATACTGCAGTGATCATGTATACCAGCGGAAGTACTGGATTGCCCAAG GGTGTGATGATGACACACAGGAATGTTCTAGCTACAGCTTCTGCTGTTCTGACAATTGTACCCGGTCTTGGAAGCAAGGATGTTTACTTAGCATACCTGCCGCTTGCTCATAttctcgagcttgcagcagag ACCATAGTACCTGGGATTGGTGGTTCTATAGGATATGGTTCTCCTCTGACCCTTACTGATACTTCAAATAAGATAAAGAAAGGAACAAAAGGAGATGCCTCTGCTTTAAGCCCAACTGTGATGGCAGCTGTCCCTGCCATTCTTGATCGGGTTCGAGATGGCGTGCGTAAAAAG GTAGATGCTGCAGGTGGATTATCCAAAAAACTGTTTGATTTGGCATATTCTCGTCGACTGTCTGCAATTAATGGTAATTGGTTTGGAGCTTGGGGCTTAGAAAGACATTTCTGGAACCTTTTAGTGTTTAAGAAGGTTCAAGCAATTCTTGGCGGCCGTATCCGTTTTATCCTGTCTGGAGGAGCTCCTCTCTCTGGGGATACTCAGAGATTTATCAACATATGCCTTGG TGCTCCAATAGGCCAAGGTTATGGTCTTACCGAGACCTGTGCTGGTGGAACATTTAGTGATTATGATGATACTTCTGTTGGACGTGTTGGTCCTCCACTTCCTTGCTCGTACATCAAG TTGATAGATTGGGCTGAGGGTGGATATCAAACAAGTGACTCCCCAATGCCTCGAGGTGAAATTATTATTGGTGGTCCAAATGTTACCCTTGGATATTTCAAAAATGAGGAGAAGACGAAAGAAGTGTACAAG GTTGACGAGAGAGGAATGAGCTGGTTCTATACAGGTGACATAGGGCAATTTCATGCAGATGGTTGCCTTGAGATAATTGACCGTAAAAAGGACATTGTTAAACTTCAACACGGGGAATATGTTTCCTTGGGAAAG GTTGAGGCTGCTCTTATTGTTAGTTCCTATGTTGATAATATAATGTTGCATGCCGATCCGTTCCACAGTTATTGTGTAGCTATAGTGGTGGCTGCTCAAGCTGCTGTGGAAGACTGGGCTAGGAAGCATGGAATTAACTTTGGCGATTTTCATGAGTTATGTCAGAAGGAAGAAACTATCAAGGAGGTCTATGCTTCCTTAGTGAAG GCAGCGAAGGCTGCTCGTTTGGAGAAGTTTGAGATCCCAGCAAAGATCAAGTTGCTATCGGAAGCATGGACACCAGAATCTGGGCTTGTGACTGCAGCGTTGAAGCTGAAGAGGGATGTTATTAAGAAGGCTTTCTCACAGGAACTAGCTCAGTTATATTCATCatga